The segment CTCGACCGAGGCGAGGAGGAGCGGCAGAAGGAGGAGGACGGCTCTCATGGTCGGTTCCGGTGCGGGTTGGAGCGGCTCGTCTCCGCCCCCGTACGGGAGGCGCCCGGCGGGAGTTTCACCGCCCCCTGGCGATGGCGTTGCGGGCGATGCGGTCCACCATCCCCGGCGCGATCAGCTTCAGCCACATCCCCACCTTCGCGCGGCCGGTCATCACCACCTCGCGCTTCCGCGCGGCCGCGGCCTCCGCGATGCGGCGGGCGCACTCCTCCACCGTCATGACCTCGCGCTCGCGCACGGGGCTGTTCCCGGCGCCCAGCGGGCTGCCGTCCGGCCCGAAGGCCCGCTCCCGGATCCCGGTGGAGACGAAGCCGGGGTAGATCATGGTGACGGACACGCCGGTCCCGTCCAGCTCGATGCGCAGCGAGTCGAAGAACCCCGCCATGGCGTGCTTGCTCGCCGCGTAGGCGCTGCGCGTGGGGACCCCCGTCTTTCCCGTGAGGCTGGACACGCCCACGATGCGGCCGCGCGCACGCTTCAGGTGCGGGAGCGCGTGGTGGGTGCACCAGACGCTCCCCAGGTAGTTGACGCGCATGATCCGCTCGAAGATGGAGAGGTCGGTGATCTCCTCGAAGCGGGCCCACATG is part of the Longimicrobiaceae bacterium genome and harbors:
- a CDS encoding SDR family oxidoreductase, translated to MSDPSVFRENVVVVTGASAGIGAELARQLADRGAWLALAARDAARLEEVAAECRARGGRAVAVATDVGDEAQCAALVERTVAEYGRLDTLVNNAGLSMWARFEEITDLSIFERIMRVNYLGSVWCTHHALPHLKRARGRIVGVSSLTGKTGVPTRSAYAASKHAMAGFFDSLRIELDGTGVSVTMIYPGFVSTGIRERAFGPDGSPLGAGNSPVREREVMTVEECARRIAEAAAARKREVVMTGRAKVGMWLKLIAPGMVDRIARNAIARGR